TCTCGACGCTGGCCGGCTTCTTCTCCGCCTACTTCAACACCCGCGAGGTCGCTCCGATCATCGCCAGCATCGCGCTGACTGCCACCGTGGGAGCCGGATTCACGGCCCAGATCGGAGCCATGCGGGTCAGCGAGGAGATCGACGCCCTCGAGGTGATGGCGGTGCCGCCCGTTCCCTACCTGGTGACCACGCGCATCATCGCCGGTCTCATCGCGGTCGTCCCGCTCTTCGCGATCGCCGTGATGCTCTGCTGGCTCGCGACGTACCTGGTGGTGGTCGTCGGCTACGACCAGGCCCCGGGCACCTACCAGCACTACTTCGAGACGTTCCTGATCCCCGGCGATCTCTTCCTCGCAATCGTGAAGGTGGTCCTGATGGCGCTCGTGATCGTGTCGATCTGCTGCTACCACGGATTCCGGGCGTCGGGAGGCCCGGCAGGAGTCGGCAAGGCGGTGGGTACGGCGGTGCGCTCGGCCCTCATCTGCACGATGTTCATCGACCTGATCTTCGCCATCGCCATCTGGGGTGGCCCGTCCGTCCACATCGCGGGGTGAGCCGGCCATGATCGAGTCACCACACCGCATCGACCGCCAGGTGCTCTACGGGCTGCTCTTCCTCGCCCTGGTCGCCGCTCTCATAGCCGGCACCATCGCGAAGTACCGCGGCGTCTTCGAGGACAACGTCGCGGTCGTTCTGGAGGCAGACCGTGCTGGTCTCACGCTCGCGAAGGGCGCGCCGATCAAGCTCCGCGGCGTCGAGATCGGCCACGTGGGCAGCGTCGACACCGACGGGAAGTCCGTGCGGATCGGGCTCAAGATCGACTCCGAGAGTGTCGGCGACGTCCCTGCGGATGTGACCGCGCAGATCGTGCCGCCGACGGCGTTCGGCGCGAAGTACGTGCAGCTGACCGCAGCAGGCCCGAGCAGCGATCCGCGGATCGCGGCCGGAGACGTCATCCCGGCAACCCGGGTGACCGTCGAGGTCAACGAGGTGTTCGACAACCTCAGCGAAGTCCTCGACGTGGCCCGCCCGGCGCAGGTCAATGCAGCGCTCACTGCTGTGGCCGGCGCGGTCGACGAGCGCGGTGAGCTTCTCGGCGACCTGATCAGCCGGACCGATGCCTATCTCACCGGCTTCAACCCGGCCCTCACGACGATGAGCAAGGACCTGGCCCTGGCCGACGACGTCCTCGATGTGTACGCCGCGGCCCGGCCGGCGCTCGTCGGCACCCTCGACCACGCGGCTGACCTCTCCGACACCGCCGTCCGCCGACAGGCATCGCTGCGCGCCTTCATGCTCAGCCTCGGTGCGTTCAGTGACCGGACCGACATGTTGTTACGCAGCTCGCAGGACGGGATCTTCACCTCGCTCACGCTGATCGAGCCGGTCGGCCGCACGGTTGCGCGGTACTCACCCGAGCTCCCGTGCATCATCCTCGGCCTCGCCACGCTCAACGCTGCGCTCGAGCCCGCAGTCGGTGGCGTCAGGCCCGGTCTCACGACGGCAACCCGGATCGTGCCGGGCCGGCCGGCTTACGTCCCCGGCAAGAACCTGCCGCTGGTCGGCGACGATCGCGGGCCGTTCTGCTTCGGGCTGCCGTTCGTCACGCCCGCCGAGTCCGAGCAGCCGCCGCCGGTCCTGCACACCGGCGCCAACCCGTACGCCGGGTCCCCGTCGACGCCACAGCGGGCGACTCTCGACACCTTGTTCGGGCTCGGGGGAGGGGCGAACCAGCCATGAAGCTGAGTGTCGAGCGCAGGCGCCAACGCGCGGACCTGATCAAGCTGGTCACCTTCCTGGTGCTGGCCGCAGTGGTCACGCTCTGGGTCGCGGCGGTGACGGCGGCGTATAGGCCGGGGGACCGCGAGACCTACTCGGCCGTCTTCGACGACGTCTCCGGCCTCGCCGCGGGTGACGCGGTTCGGATCTCGGGTGTCGACGTGGGCAAGGTCGAGTCGATCGATGTCCAGGACGACGGCTCCGTTCTGGTGACCGTCCAGGTGCGACGCGACCAGGAGCTGACGACCGCGACGCGGGCTGCCATCCAGTACCGCAACCTCACCGGTGACCGCATCGTGCAGCTCAGCCAGGGTCGACCCGGAGCCCCCCGGCTCGCCGCTGGTGGCACGATCCCGATCGGCCAGACGGCTGCAGCCCTCGACCTCGACACGCTGCTCAACGGCTTCCGTCCGCTCTTCGCGGGCCTGGTGCCCTCCGAGATCAACGAGCTGTCGGGACAGCTGATCGGGGTGCTGCAGGGCCAGCGCGCAGCGGTGGCGAACCTTGTCTCACACGTTGCCCGGTTCACCACGACCATCGGCAACCGAGAGCAGCTGATCGGCCAGGTCGTCCGCAACCTCAACAGCGTCCTCGGCGCCGTCGACGAGCGCTCGGGAGCCCTGAGCGACCTCATCGTCCAGATGGACGCACTGCTCACCGGTCTCGAGCGGCAGGAC
This genomic interval from Nocardioides cavernaquae contains the following:
- a CDS encoding MCE family protein → MKLSVERRRQRADLIKLVTFLVLAAVVTLWVAAVTAAYRPGDRETYSAVFDDVSGLAAGDAVRISGVDVGKVESIDVQDDGSVLVTVQVRRDQELTTATRAAIQYRNLTGDRIVQLSQGRPGAPRLAAGGTIPIGQTAAALDLDTLLNGFRPLFAGLVPSEINELSGQLIGVLQGQRAAVANLVSHVARFTTTIGNREQLIGQVVRNLNSVLGAVDERSGALSDLIVQMDALLTGLERQDTRLLDAASSIDVFARQATGLLKDARGDMRTDLSSLTVAARGVNRQATTFQEVLTNLPKHYRAMQEVTSYGNFFNFFMCGVRIQTDLGTSPWISSDAARCGR
- a CDS encoding MCE family protein gives rise to the protein MIESPHRIDRQVLYGLLFLALVAALIAGTIAKYRGVFEDNVAVVLEADRAGLTLAKGAPIKLRGVEIGHVGSVDTDGKSVRIGLKIDSESVGDVPADVTAQIVPPTAFGAKYVQLTAAGPSSDPRIAAGDVIPATRVTVEVNEVFDNLSEVLDVARPAQVNAALTAVAGAVDERGELLGDLISRTDAYLTGFNPALTTMSKDLALADDVLDVYAAARPALVGTLDHAADLSDTAVRRQASLRAFMLSLGAFSDRTDMLLRSSQDGIFTSLTLIEPVGRTVARYSPELPCIILGLATLNAALEPAVGGVRPGLTTATRIVPGRPAYVPGKNLPLVGDDRGPFCFGLPFVTPAESEQPPPVLHTGANPYAGSPSTPQRATLDTLFGLGGGANQP
- a CDS encoding MlaE family ABC transporter permease, producing the protein MATINRVGAQLRRHLVTKRIESLRGVGDQLSFHGSAYAHAPRAIRHYPREVLRLLAEVSMGSGALALIGGTVMVIGFLTAASGIEVGLQAYTSFDNIGVSTLAGFFSAYFNTREVAPIIASIALTATVGAGFTAQIGAMRVSEEIDALEVMAVPPVPYLVTTRIIAGLIAVVPLFAIAVMLCWLATYLVVVVGYDQAPGTYQHYFETFLIPGDLFLAIVKVVLMALVIVSICCYHGFRASGGPAGVGKAVGTAVRSALICTMFIDLIFAIAIWGGPSVHIAG